In Listeria cossartiae subsp. cossartiae, one genomic interval encodes:
- a CDS encoding T7SS effector LXG polymorphic toxin, whose product MGLIYSSGDSERLIEALSKNLASGKDVITQLKAGSKKIIKAVDGRILSGAAYTAGKDLFANLVLPTIEKVTSACDTIEQELHRYQLSNSIVSSEGYLDEDNLKQQIEAKKDMKASAERTATIMNIMMRTSVATALFDTAQNRKRELDQISEVLQQDIEELQKKLEKLYEFDGQTKKLFTSSLDEMKLAMQGVLILNNTAVNSDGSYQLPAGVDKSWFTELKSEKQQNEMIEKEKNAAIKGLNELFEKNPAVAIEKIKNNDRLFGYVIGALDKFPEGLQNAALGIFIAQESWNKLPKDVSTKVLNSPKFATYISKTSIATQAIVYSGLIKLNEKGWNVLAPMGYTMKILSKTSEGAKVIAGSKVGFDLFKKLGPVSDFIKNHKVAAEGIGYAGDGLSIVAYSYDEYIDPKSPAYGDASKAVYGGFNLFILKAGPLEGAQYGGVPGALFGTVNTAIQGMEIQTPFKWLGDNGKIGWDGIMGFGTDADAEKWLAEQYELYDQRERNLNEGNVGKIKEDWFGKQSGRVNVTDFNNGLPRW is encoded by the coding sequence TTGGGACTGATTTATTCAAGTGGCGATTCGGAGCGGCTGATTGAAGCACTCTCTAAAAATTTAGCCAGTGGAAAAGATGTAATCACACAACTAAAAGCGGGAAGTAAGAAAATTATTAAGGCTGTGGATGGACGGATATTATCGGGAGCGGCTTATACAGCTGGGAAGGATTTATTTGCTAATCTTGTGTTACCTACAATTGAAAAAGTAACATCAGCTTGTGATACAATTGAACAAGAATTACACAGATACCAGTTATCCAACTCAATAGTTTCAAGTGAAGGCTACCTTGATGAGGATAATTTAAAGCAACAAATTGAGGCTAAAAAAGATATGAAGGCATCAGCAGAAAGAACTGCTACCATAATGAATATAATGATGAGGACAAGTGTAGCTACAGCATTATTTGATACTGCACAAAATCGTAAAAGAGAGTTAGACCAGATATCTGAAGTTCTTCAGCAGGATATTGAAGAACTTCAGAAGAAACTAGAGAAGTTATATGAATTTGATGGACAAACAAAAAAATTATTTACTAGCAGCCTTGATGAAATGAAATTAGCGATGCAAGGTGTTTTAATTTTAAATAATACAGCTGTAAATAGCGATGGGAGTTATCAACTTCCTGCTGGAGTAGATAAAAGCTGGTTTACTGAATTGAAAAGTGAAAAACAACAAAATGAAATGATAGAGAAGGAAAAGAATGCAGCAATTAAGGGGTTAAACGAGTTATTTGAGAAAAATCCAGCAGTGGCTATTGAAAAAATCAAAAATAATGATCGGTTATTCGGTTATGTAATCGGAGCTTTAGATAAGTTCCCGGAAGGACTTCAAAATGCAGCGCTTGGAATCTTTATTGCACAAGAAAGTTGGAATAAGCTTCCAAAAGATGTCTCTACAAAAGTATTAAATAGTCCTAAATTCGCAACATATATCAGTAAAACATCCATCGCCACCCAAGCAATTGTCTATAGTGGTTTAATTAAACTAAACGAAAAAGGGTGGAATGTCCTCGCTCCAATGGGTTATACAATGAAAATTTTATCTAAGACCAGCGAGGGAGCAAAAGTAATAGCTGGATCTAAAGTAGGATTTGATTTATTTAAGAAATTGGGACCAGTTTCTGATTTTATTAAAAATCATAAAGTGGCGGCTGAGGGTATTGGTTACGCTGGAGATGGGCTTAGTATAGTTGCCTATTCGTATGATGAATATATAGATCCTAAGAGCCCAGCTTATGGAGATGCGAGTAAGGCAGTGTATGGGGGTTTTAATTTGTTTATATTAAAAGCTGGACCGCTTGAAGGAGCTCAATATGGAGGGGTACCAGGTGCACTATTTGGAACAGTGAATACTGCAATTCAGGGGATGGAGATTCAAACTCCATTTAAATGGTTAGGTGATAATGGGAAAATAGGTTGGGATGGAATAATGGGATTTGGTACAGATGCAGATGCAGAAAAATGGTTGGCTGAACAGTATGAATTATATGATCAAAGAGAAAGAAATCTTAATGAAGGAAATGTTGGTAAGATAAAGGAAGATTGGTTTGGAAAACAAAGCGGCCGTGTAAATGTAACTGATTTTAACAATGGCCTCCCAAGGTGGTAG
- a CDS encoding DeoR/GlpR family DNA-binding transcription regulator, with protein sequence MKVQRIQAIENLIHEKGSVSLDDLCKQFNVSKNTVRRDIAKLLQKNTIRKVYGGVVSVYNNPEEIRPFENRDTENHTEKQLIGKAAADFIEENDLIFIDSGTTTSCLAAALPTDKEITIITNSLDVINFASEMDNVKLIVIGSTFKPSTKSFVGVENWGFFAKYNITKAFMAATALSTTHGVMNSDILEYEIKRHMMEKATAKFLLVDHTKVDKSALLTYGELAEFDWLVTSKEMAGGCLGYCEDVGVLVRLV encoded by the coding sequence ATGAAAGTACAACGCATTCAAGCGATAGAGAATTTAATTCACGAAAAAGGCAGTGTTAGCCTCGATGATTTATGCAAACAATTCAACGTTTCCAAAAACACCGTTCGCCGAGATATTGCCAAACTTCTCCAAAAAAACACCATCCGGAAAGTCTATGGTGGTGTCGTTTCTGTTTATAATAATCCCGAAGAAATCCGGCCGTTCGAAAATCGCGATACGGAAAATCACACAGAAAAACAGCTCATCGGAAAAGCGGCGGCTGATTTTATTGAAGAAAATGATTTGATTTTTATTGATTCCGGCACAACAACTAGCTGTCTCGCTGCGGCTCTGCCAACGGATAAGGAGATTACTATTATTACGAACAGCCTAGACGTGATTAATTTTGCGAGTGAAATGGATAATGTGAAATTGATTGTGATTGGTTCGACTTTTAAACCGAGTACTAAATCCTTTGTTGGCGTGGAGAATTGGGGATTTTTTGCGAAATACAATATTACGAAAGCTTTCATGGCCGCAACTGCGCTCTCGACTACGCACGGGGTGATGAATTCGGATATTTTGGAGTATGAGATTAAGCGCCATATGATGGAAAAAGCGACGGCGAAATTTTTGCTGGTGGATCATACGAAAGTGGATAAGTCGGCTTTGCTTACGTACGGGGAGTTGGCGGAATTTGATTGGTTGGTTACGTCGAAGGAAATGGCTGGTGGGTGTTTGGGGTATTGTGAGGATGTTGGGGTTTTGGTGAGGTTGGTTTAG
- the iolA gene encoding methylmalonate-semialdehyde dehydrogenase, whose amino-acid sequence MADVRKLKNYINGEWVESKTDKYEDVINPATGEVLCQVPISTRAELDQAAVIAEQAFEKWSQVAVPRRARVLFGFQQLLIQHKEELARLITLENGKNLSEARGEVQRGIENVEFAAGAPTLMMGDSLASIATDVEAANYRYPVGVVGGIAPFNFPMMVPCWMFPMAIALGNSFILKPSERTPLLMEKLVELFSEAGLPKGVFNVVYGAHDVVNGILENEIIKAVSFVGSKPVGEYVYKTGSANLKRVQALTGAKNHTIVLNDADLEDTVTNVISAAFGSAGERCMACAVVTVEEGIADEFLVALRTAAKNVKIGNGLDDGVFLGPVIREENQKRTIAYIEKGVEEGAKLTVDGRETGLSEGHFVGPTILEDVTTDMTIWKDEIFAPVLSVIRVKNLQEAVQVANQSEFANGACIFTNNAKAIRYFREKIDAGMLGVNLGVPAPMAFFPFSGWKSSFYGTLHANGKDSVDFYTHKKVVTARYSLKGYEE is encoded by the coding sequence ATGGCAGATGTACGGAAATTAAAGAATTATATTAACGGTGAGTGGGTCGAGAGTAAGACGGATAAATACGAAGACGTCATCAATCCAGCGACGGGTGAAGTGCTGTGCCAAGTGCCGATATCGACACGTGCAGAATTAGATCAGGCTGCTGTCATTGCAGAACAAGCTTTTGAAAAATGGAGCCAAGTTGCTGTACCAAGACGTGCGCGAGTATTATTCGGATTCCAACAGTTACTCATTCAACATAAAGAAGAACTAGCAAGATTAATTACACTTGAAAATGGTAAAAATTTATCCGAAGCACGCGGTGAAGTGCAACGTGGGATTGAGAATGTTGAGTTCGCCGCGGGAGCACCAACGCTGATGATGGGTGATTCGCTTGCTTCGATTGCAACGGATGTGGAAGCGGCTAATTATCGCTATCCGGTCGGAGTTGTTGGTGGAATTGCGCCATTTAACTTTCCGATGATGGTTCCTTGTTGGATGTTCCCGATGGCCATCGCGCTTGGTAACTCGTTTATTTTGAAGCCATCTGAAAGAACGCCACTTTTGATGGAGAAATTGGTGGAGTTATTTTCCGAAGCTGGTCTTCCAAAAGGTGTGTTCAATGTGGTGTACGGTGCGCATGATGTGGTTAACGGTATTTTAGAGAACGAAATAATTAAAGCGGTTTCTTTTGTTGGTTCTAAGCCAGTTGGTGAATATGTCTACAAAACTGGGAGCGCGAATTTGAAACGAGTGCAAGCGTTGACGGGCGCGAAAAACCATACAATTGTGCTTAATGATGCGGATTTAGAAGATACCGTGACGAATGTTATTTCAGCGGCATTTGGATCAGCGGGTGAACGTTGTATGGCGTGCGCGGTTGTGACGGTCGAAGAAGGAATTGCGGACGAGTTTCTAGTGGCACTTCGGACAGCGGCGAAGAATGTGAAAATTGGCAACGGGCTAGACGATGGCGTTTTCCTTGGTCCAGTAATCCGTGAAGAAAATCAAAAGCGCACGATTGCTTATATTGAAAAAGGCGTGGAAGAAGGAGCGAAATTAACAGTAGATGGCCGCGAAACTGGACTTTCTGAAGGTCATTTTGTTGGACCGACAATTTTGGAAGACGTTACGACGGATATGACAATTTGGAAAGACGAGATTTTCGCACCAGTTTTATCTGTGATTCGTGTGAAAAATCTCCAAGAAGCAGTTCAGGTTGCGAACCAATCTGAATTTGCGAATGGTGCTTGTATTTTCACCAATAATGCCAAAGCAATTCGCTACTTTAGAGAAAAAATCGATGCTGGAATGCTTGGTGTGAATTTGGGCGTACCTGCTCCGATGGCGTTTTTCCCGTTTTCTGGTTGGAAATCGTCCTTTTATGGAACGCTTCATGCTAACGGCAAAGACAGCGTAGATTTTTACACGCATAAAAAAGTTGTCACTGCGAGATATTCATTAAAAGGTTACGAAGAATAG
- the iolB gene encoding 5-deoxy-glucuronate isomerase, translating to MGKLLRKPLNERIAPGVTLVQDINQANSPLSYVGFRLIEMEKGAIYQEELTDLECCIVGLTGKITVSEGDDIFAEIGTRANVFEKIPTDSVFISGGRAFQVKADAEKARVALCYSPADRDLPTTLIKASDNSIEQRGKYQNKRLVHNILPDVSEVASSLLVVEVYTDSGNFSSYPPHKHDRDNLPAESLLEESYYHEINPEQGFIFQRVYTDDRAIDETMAVEHQNAVIVPEGYHPVGVPDGYDSYYLNVMAGPKRVWKFHNDPDHEWILERD from the coding sequence ATGGGCAAACTGTTACGAAAACCGTTAAATGAAAGAATAGCGCCTGGCGTTACACTTGTGCAGGATATTAACCAAGCTAATTCTCCGCTAAGTTATGTTGGTTTTCGCTTAATTGAAATGGAAAAAGGTGCTATTTATCAGGAGGAGCTTACTGATTTAGAGTGTTGTATTGTTGGGCTTACTGGGAAAATTACAGTGAGTGAGGGTGACGATATTTTTGCGGAGATTGGGACAAGAGCGAATGTCTTTGAAAAAATTCCGACAGATAGCGTGTTTATTTCTGGTGGGCGGGCGTTTCAAGTGAAGGCAGACGCTGAAAAAGCTCGTGTGGCGCTTTGCTATTCACCGGCTGATCGAGATTTACCGACAACACTGATTAAAGCTAGTGATAATTCGATTGAGCAGCGCGGCAAATATCAAAATAAACGACTGGTACATAACATTTTGCCAGATGTAAGTGAGGTTGCGAGTAGTTTGTTGGTGGTGGAAGTGTATACGGATAGCGGGAATTTTTCTAGCTATCCGCCTCATAAACATGACCGCGATAATTTGCCAGCAGAGTCACTTTTGGAAGAAAGTTATTATCATGAAATTAATCCTGAGCAAGGTTTTATTTTTCAGCGCGTCTATACGGATGACCGTGCGATTGATGAAACGATGGCTGTGGAGCACCAAAATGCGGTTATCGTTCCAGAAGGCTATCATCCTGTTGGAGTTCCGGACGGATATGATTCGTACTATTTGAACGTAATGGCAGGGCCGAAGCGGGTTTGGAAGTTCCACAACGATCCAGATCACGAATGGATTTTAGAGCGAGACTAA
- the iolC gene encoding 5-dehydro-2-deoxygluconokinase has translation MNLKKHSERKFDLITVGRACIDLNAVEYNRPMEETMTFSKYVGGSPANIAIGTAKLGLKVGFIGKISDDQHGRFIEKYMRDLAINTDGMVKDTEGRKVGLAFTEIKSPDECSILMYRENVADLYLTPEEISEDYIKEARVLLVSGTALAQSPSREAVLKAVSLAQKNDVVVAFELDYRPYTWKNTEETAVYYSLVAEQADVIIGTRDEFDMMENQVGGKNEATKAHLFQHQAKIVVIKHGVEGSFAYTKAGETFQAQAYKTKVLKTFGAGDSYASAFLYGLFSDESIETALKYGSAAASIVVSKHSSSDAMPTVDEIKALIAQAE, from the coding sequence ATGAATCTAAAAAAACATAGCGAACGAAAATTTGATTTAATCACAGTAGGGCGCGCGTGCATTGATTTGAACGCGGTCGAATACAATCGTCCAATGGAAGAAACGATGACATTTTCGAAATATGTAGGTGGATCGCCGGCGAATATTGCGATTGGAACTGCTAAACTGGGCTTAAAAGTCGGTTTTATCGGTAAAATTTCAGATGATCAACATGGTCGTTTTATTGAAAAATATATGCGTGATTTAGCGATAAATACGGATGGAATGGTGAAAGATACAGAAGGCCGCAAAGTTGGCTTGGCATTCACGGAAATTAAAAGTCCGGATGAATGTAGTATCTTGATGTACCGCGAAAATGTGGCTGATTTATACTTAACACCGGAAGAGATTTCAGAAGACTATATCAAAGAAGCGCGCGTGCTGCTCGTTTCTGGTACAGCCTTGGCGCAAAGTCCGTCGCGGGAAGCAGTTTTAAAAGCAGTTAGTTTAGCTCAGAAAAATGATGTGGTCGTTGCTTTTGAGTTGGATTATCGTCCTTATACGTGGAAAAACACCGAAGAAACAGCTGTTTATTATTCACTTGTCGCGGAACAAGCGGATGTGATTATTGGAACGCGCGACGAATTCGATATGATGGAAAACCAAGTCGGCGGTAAAAATGAAGCGACAAAAGCGCATCTTTTCCAACATCAAGCAAAAATTGTCGTGATTAAGCATGGCGTGGAGGGCTCGTTCGCCTATACAAAAGCGGGCGAAACATTCCAAGCACAAGCATATAAAACAAAAGTACTTAAAACATTTGGCGCAGGGGATTCCTATGCATCGGCATTTTTATACGGTTTGTTTAGCGATGAAAGTATCGAAACAGCGCTTAAATACGGAAGTGCGGCGGCTTCGATTGTGGTTAGCAAGCATAGTTCCTCGGATGCGATGCCAACTGTCGACGAAATTAAAGCGCTCATCGCGCAAGCTGAGTAG
- the iolD gene encoding 3D-(3,5/4)-trihydroxycyclohexane-1,2-dione acylhydrolase (decyclizing), translating to MTEKTIRLTTAQALVKFLNQQYIEVDGEMAPFVDGIFTVFGHGNVVGIGQALEENSGHLKVYQGKNEQGMAHAAIAYAKQKNRKRIYACSASAGPGSANLITAAGTALANNLPVLFLPADTFATRQPDPVLQQLEHESSAAITTNDGFQAVSRYFDRVQRPEQLMSALIRAFEVMTNPASAGPATICIAQDTEGEAFDYPVEFFQKRIHYLNRQIPTKRELTEAARLIQASKTPVIIVGGGARYSDAREELIALSEQTNIPLVETHAGKSTVEFGFKNNLGGTGILGTLAANKAIRDADLVIGIGTRYTDFTTSSKTAFDPTTKFININVSRMQTYKLDAFQVVGDAKATLAELAPLLKGYQTQFGDKIAAYKAEWLEERTRLQNTKFNREAFTPEIKDQFDQATLNEYADSLQTEFTQTEALITINDTVAPDSIVVCSAGSLPGDLQRLWNPAVPNTYHLEYGYSCMGYEINGALGAKMAAANNQEVYSIVGDGSFCMSHSELLTSLQYGKKINIMLFDNSGFGCINNLQMANGSDSFFCEFRDSDNQIMQVDYAKIAEGYGAKVYRANTKEDLINALEDAKTQTKTTLIEMKVLPKTMSEGYLNWWNVGVSEVSNKASIKQAYESKQANLKNARLY from the coding sequence GTGACTGAAAAAACGATTCGACTAACTACCGCGCAAGCTCTGGTGAAGTTTTTAAATCAGCAGTATATTGAAGTGGACGGGGAAATGGCGCCGTTTGTGGACGGGATTTTCACGGTGTTTGGCCATGGAAATGTGGTTGGAATTGGTCAAGCCTTGGAAGAAAATTCCGGTCATTTAAAAGTGTATCAAGGGAAAAATGAGCAAGGCATGGCGCACGCGGCAATTGCCTACGCAAAACAAAAAAATCGCAAGCGCATTTACGCGTGTTCCGCATCAGCAGGACCAGGTTCCGCCAACCTAATCACAGCAGCTGGCACCGCACTTGCGAATAATTTACCCGTGTTATTCTTGCCAGCCGATACATTCGCAACCAGACAGCCCGACCCAGTTTTGCAACAACTAGAGCATGAGTCGAGCGCGGCGATTACAACCAATGATGGCTTCCAAGCAGTCTCCAGATATTTCGACCGCGTGCAGCGACCAGAACAACTCATGAGCGCCCTGATTCGCGCTTTTGAAGTAATGACCAACCCAGCGAGCGCAGGCCCAGCCACAATTTGCATCGCGCAAGACACAGAAGGAGAAGCGTTCGATTATCCAGTCGAATTTTTCCAAAAACGAATTCACTATCTCAATCGGCAAATCCCGACCAAACGTGAGCTGACCGAAGCGGCGCGACTCATCCAAGCTAGCAAAACCCCAGTTATCATCGTCGGTGGTGGCGCCCGCTATTCAGATGCGCGCGAAGAATTAATCGCTCTTTCCGAGCAAACCAACATTCCGCTCGTCGAAACGCACGCCGGAAAATCAACCGTCGAGTTTGGTTTCAAAAACAACCTAGGTGGCACTGGAATCCTCGGCACGCTAGCCGCCAATAAAGCTATCCGAGACGCCGATTTAGTCATCGGAATTGGCACACGCTACACCGATTTCACAACCAGTTCCAAAACCGCATTTGATCCAACAACCAAATTTATCAATATCAACGTCAGCCGTATGCAAACATACAAACTAGACGCTTTCCAAGTTGTCGGCGACGCCAAAGCTACCCTTGCCGAACTCGCGCCACTTTTAAAAGGCTATCAAACCCAATTTGGCGACAAAATTGCCGCGTACAAAGCAGAATGGCTCGAAGAAAGAACGCGACTGCAAAACACGAAATTCAACCGGGAAGCTTTCACACCAGAAATCAAAGACCAATTCGACCAAGCGACCTTGAACGAATACGCAGACAGCTTGCAAACCGAATTCACGCAAACCGAAGCGCTCATCACGATTAATGACACCGTGGCACCGGATAGCATCGTCGTTTGTTCGGCCGGTTCACTTCCGGGCGACTTGCAACGACTCTGGAATCCAGCCGTGCCAAACACCTACCACCTAGAATACGGCTATTCCTGCATGGGCTACGAAATAAACGGAGCCCTCGGTGCAAAAATGGCCGCAGCAAACAACCAAGAAGTCTATTCCATCGTTGGCGATGGCAGTTTCTGCATGTCACATTCAGAACTATTAACATCCCTACAATACGGCAAAAAAATCAACATCATGCTCTTCGATAATTCCGGATTCGGCTGCATCAACAACCTCCAAATGGCAAACGGCAGCGACAGTTTCTTCTGCGAATTCCGCGATAGCGACAACCAGATCATGCAAGTCGATTACGCCAAAATTGCAGAAGGGTACGGCGCAAAAGTCTATAGAGCCAACACCAAAGAAGATTTAATCAACGCACTGGAAGACGCAAAAACCCAAACCAAAACAACTTTAATCGAAATGAAAGTATTACCGAAAACCATGTCAGAAGGCTATCTTAACTGGTGGAATGTGGGAGTTTCCGAAGTTTCAAACAAAGCAAGCATCAAGCAAGCATACGAATCAAAACAAGCAAATCTGAAAAATGCCCGATTATATTAA
- a CDS encoding iron chaperone, whose product MEAFAEYLAEIENPDHRARMQEVLTWVAETFPDLKPEIKWNTPMFTKNNTFIIGFSIAKQHMSVSPEAAGIERFEADLKEAGYSHTKGIFRITWAKPVDFDLLAKIIEFNIQDKANYTSFWRV is encoded by the coding sequence ATGGAAGCTTTTGCAGAATATTTAGCTGAGATTGAAAACCCGGACCACCGCGCGCGAATGCAAGAAGTTTTAACATGGGTGGCGGAAACTTTCCCAGACTTAAAGCCAGAAATCAAATGGAATACACCGATGTTTACAAAAAATAACACGTTCATTATTGGCTTCTCCATTGCAAAACAGCATATGAGCGTTTCCCCAGAAGCTGCTGGAATCGAGCGTTTCGAAGCGGATTTAAAAGAAGCGGGTTATAGCCATACAAAAGGCATATTCCGAATTACCTGGGCCAAACCAGTCGACTTTGATCTATTGGCAAAAATTATTGAGTTTAATATTCAAGATAAAGCAAATTATACTAGTTTTTGGCGCGTTTAA
- a CDS encoding low temperature requirement protein A, with protein MAERKVSWLELFFDLIFVTAVASTTHLLLSVDNHPDKTAVYFGEYLLMVTPMFWAWVGQTMFFNRFGEKIKLPELYMLPQMFFLILMTASFDLTFSNTYDTFLIGYLGIRLITVIQYFVISSKLTGNARKVALLLGSVFLLGVLTTATSVFFEGFARYLVMYLGIAVDIILPIFLSNILRKVPVDFPHLAERFGLFVIITFGESIVAITTILVGHTLDFYTICYTLLGFLIICTLWASYFYSFEKIVDHHKETHGQYLIYGHFFIIVSVMLLAVNLHLLFEGHLQRDVLLLMLFGSVAVFFVSKQFVFAAHKKAEVTFSFWKDALLLGLLVGLFFVNSGSDLPLFVSFVSIWICALVDLGLQYGTSRSARL; from the coding sequence ATGGCGGAAAGAAAAGTGTCTTGGTTAGAGTTGTTTTTTGATTTAATATTCGTTACTGCAGTTGCTTCGACGACACACCTTTTACTTAGTGTAGATAATCATCCGGATAAAACAGCTGTTTATTTTGGCGAGTATTTATTGATGGTGACGCCGATGTTTTGGGCATGGGTCGGACAGACGATGTTTTTCAACCGTTTTGGCGAAAAAATAAAACTACCGGAACTTTATATGCTACCGCAGATGTTTTTCTTAATTTTGATGACGGCGAGTTTTGATTTAACGTTTTCGAATACGTATGATACTTTTTTGATTGGTTATTTGGGAATTCGGTTGATTACGGTTATTCAGTATTTTGTTATAAGTAGTAAGTTGACGGGAAATGCTCGGAAAGTGGCGCTGCTTCTTGGGAGTGTTTTTCTGCTTGGTGTTTTGACAACGGCGACTTCGGTTTTTTTTGAAGGGTTTGCACGTTATTTAGTGATGTATCTTGGAATTGCTGTTGATATTATTTTACCGATATTCTTGTCGAACATATTGCGGAAGGTTCCGGTTGATTTTCCGCATTTGGCTGAGCGTTTTGGCTTATTTGTTATTATTACTTTTGGCGAGAGTATTGTTGCGATTACGACCATTTTAGTTGGGCATACGCTTGATTTCTATACGATTTGTTATACGTTGCTTGGCTTTTTAATTATTTGTACGCTTTGGGCGTCGTATTTTTATAGCTTTGAGAAAATTGTTGACCATCATAAGGAAACGCATGGGCAATATTTGATTTATGGGCATTTTTTTATTATTGTTTCGGTGATGTTGCTCGCTGTGAATTTGCATTTGTTGTTTGAAGGGCATTTGCAGCGAGATGTGTTGCTGTTGATGTTGTTTGGTTCTGTAGCTGTGTTTTTCGTTTCGAAGCAATTTGTTTTTGCTGCGCATAAAAAGGCCGAAGTGACGTTTTCTTTTTGGAAAGATGCGTTGTTATTGGGACTGTTGGTCGGGTTGTTTTTTGTTAATTCGGGTAGCGATTTGCCGCTGTTTGTGAGTTTTGTGAGTATTTGGATTTGTGCGCTGGTGGATCTTGGTTTGCAATATGGGACTTCGCGGTCTGCACGTTTATAA
- a CDS encoding uracil-DNA glycosylase, translating to MVKTWDEFLAQEAKQPYFIELMEAVKEARAKGNVYPTEEDMFSCFRLCPYDKVKVVILGQDPYHGPGQAHGLSFSVQKGVRIPPSLRNIYKELKTDLDIEPADHGYLAKWAEQGVLLMNTSWSVEEGKAGSHKKLGWATFTDHVLEELNNYEQPLVFILWGNHAITAASGITNPKHLLIKGVHPSPLAASRGFFGSKPFSKTNQFLEENGRTPINWDLNKV from the coding sequence ATGGTGAAAACTTGGGATGAATTTTTAGCGCAAGAGGCAAAACAACCCTATTTTATAGAATTAATGGAAGCAGTTAAGGAAGCGCGAGCAAAAGGAAACGTCTATCCGACAGAAGAAGATATGTTCTCTTGTTTTCGCCTATGTCCTTACGATAAAGTCAAGGTGGTCATCCTCGGTCAAGATCCATATCACGGCCCTGGACAAGCGCATGGCCTAAGTTTTTCCGTGCAAAAAGGCGTACGAATTCCGCCAAGCTTGCGCAATATCTACAAAGAATTAAAAACGGACCTTGATATCGAACCAGCAGACCACGGCTATCTGGCCAAATGGGCAGAGCAAGGCGTACTCTTAATGAACACAAGCTGGAGCGTGGAAGAAGGCAAAGCTGGCAGTCATAAAAAATTGGGCTGGGCGACATTCACCGATCATGTTTTAGAAGAATTAAATAATTATGAGCAACCACTCGTATTTATTTTATGGGGCAATCACGCAATTACGGCCGCAAGTGGTATTACAAACCCAAAACATTTACTCATCAAAGGAGTCCATCCATCCCCACTGGCCGCGAGTCGAGGCTTTTTCGGGAGTAAACCATTTTCAAAAACGAATCAATTTCTTGAAGAAAATGGAAGAACGCCAATTAACTGGGACTTAAATAAGGTATAA
- a CDS encoding NfeD family protein produces the protein MKHNFTEDDFVYGESWGLVHRGVLEDKEIERMKALRDKVVGKKGVAQTTLKPIGSVRIDGEVYEARLKTGYLEVGKPIIAVGIDFGYVLVNEDIQEGEK, from the coding sequence TTGAAGCATAATTTTACAGAAGATGACTTTGTTTATGGAGAATCATGGGGACTCGTGCATCGGGGGGTTTTAGAGGACAAAGAAATAGAACGAATGAAAGCGCTACGAGATAAAGTAGTAGGCAAAAAAGGCGTAGCACAAACGACATTAAAGCCAATCGGCAGTGTCAGAATAGACGGAGAAGTCTATGAAGCTCGCTTGAAAACAGGTTATTTAGAAGTTGGAAAACCAATAATTGCAGTAGGTATCGATTTCGGATACGTACTAGTCAATGAAGATATACAGGAGGGAGAAAAATGA